One window of Oncorhynchus masou masou isolate Uvic2021 chromosome 33, UVic_Omas_1.1, whole genome shotgun sequence genomic DNA carries:
- the LOC135527623 gene encoding histidine-rich glycoprotein-like: LSSFNHHHLSSFNHLSSFNHHHHLSSFNHHHHHHISSFNHHHLSSFNHHHHLSSFNHHHHHHLSSFNHHHLSFFNHHHLSFFNHHHLSFFNHHHLSFFNLLHLSSFIHHHLSSFNHLHHHHHHLSSFNHHHHHHHLSSFNHHHLSSFNHHHLSSFNHHHLSSFNHHHLSSFNHHHLSSFNHHHLSSFNHHHLSFFNHHHLSSFNHHHLSSFNHHHLSSFNHHHLSSFNHHHLSSFNHLHLSSFNHFHLSSFNHLHLSSFNHLHLSSFNHLHLSSFNHLHLSSFNHHHRSSFNHHHLSSFNHLSSFNHHHHHHLSSSTTTSAPSTTTTTTTSSPSTTTTSAPSTTTTTSAPSTTTTTTTTTSAPSTTTTSASSTTTTSASSTTTTSASSTITTSASSTTSTSAPSTTTTTTTTSAPSTTTTSAPSTTTTSAPSTTTATSAPSTTTTSAPSTTTTSAPSTSFNHHHLSSFNHHHLSSFNHHHLSPFNHHVSCFNHHVSSFHSLDKAV; encoded by the exons accacctcagctccttcaaccaccaccaccacctcagctcctttaaccaccaccaccaccaccacatcagctccttcaaccaccaccacctcagctccttcaaccaccaccaccacctcagctccttcaaccaccaccaccaccaccacctcagctccttcaaccaccaccacctcagcttcttcaaccaccaccacctcagcttcTTCAACCATCACCACCTCAGCTTCTTCAACCATCACCACCTCAGCTTCTTCAACCTCCTCCACCTCAGCTCCTTcatccaccaccacctcagctccttcaaccacctccaccaccaccaccaccacctcagctccttcaaccaccaccaccaccaccaccacctcagctccttcaaccaccaccacctcagctccttcaaccaccaccacctcagctccttcaaccaccaccacctcagctccttcaaccaccaccacctcagctccttcaaccaccaccacctcagctccttcaaccaccaccacctcagctccttcaaccaccaccacctcagcttcttcaaccaccaccacctcagctccttcaaccaccaccacctcagctccttcaaccaccaccacctcagttccttcaaccaccaccacctcagctccttcaaccaccaccacctcagctccttcaACCACCTCCACCTCAGCTCCTTCAACCACTTCCACCTCAGCTCCTTCAACCACCTCCACCTCAGCTCCTTCAACCACCTCCACCTCAGCTCCTTCAACCACCTCCACCTCAGCTCCTTCAACCACCTCCACCTCAGCTCCTTCAATCACCACCACCGCAGctccttcaaccaccaccacctcagctccttcaaccacctcagctccttcaaccaccaccaccaccaccacctcagttcttcaaccaccacctcagctccttcaaccaccaccaccaccaccacatcatctccttcaaccaccaccacctcagctccttcaaccaccaccaccacctcagctccttcaaccaccaccaccaccaccaccaccacctcagctccttcaaccaccaccacTTCAGCttcttcaaccaccaccacctcagcttcttcaaccaccaccacctcagcttcTTCAACCATCACCACCTCAGCTTCTTCAACCACCTCCACCTCAGctccttcaaccaccaccaccaccaccaccacctcagctccttcaaccaccaccacctcagctccttcaaccaccaccacctcagctccttcaaccaccaccgccacctcagctccttcaaccaccaccacctcagctccttcaaccaccaccacctcagctccttcaac ctccttcaatcaccaccacctcagctccttcaatcaccaccacctcagctccttcaATCACCACCACCTCAGCCCCTTCAATCACCACGTCAGCTGCTTCAATCACCACGTCAGCTCCTTCCATAGTTTAGACAAAGCAGTTTAG